The following are encoded in a window of Methanobrevibacter ruminantium M1 genomic DNA:
- a CDS encoding DUF2162 domain-containing protein, producing the protein MELIFSVFAVISLAAILLLGIELGLLSKFFNLSLKKHLILVLAYSIIIFAVIVILSPSYEAVLNSTFYSFYYYIIMGFVCLALGLLTLFYWSKMEWYPPALKCLLYFDFVPISLSLMLISTALMAPSFAFKVQNFSLNLTMVNSGLILVVLMAILMVIFYLFSDFVEDYRVTHYAIIIGSLLLIFALAYFVLGFIIPNMAPVFANPSTELTLMPIESIVVMVVLIALLLGLGALFRKRTNRLE; encoded by the coding sequence ATGGAACTGATATTCAGCGTATTTGCAGTAATAAGCTTGGCAGCTATCCTGCTTCTAGGGATAGAGCTAGGATTATTATCAAAATTCTTTAATCTTTCATTAAAGAAGCATTTGATTCTTGTACTTGCTTATTCTATCATAATATTTGCAGTCATTGTGATTCTCTCTCCATCTTATGAGGCAGTCCTTAATTCAACATTCTATAGCTTCTATTATTATATAATAATGGGCTTTGTATGTCTTGCCCTTGGGCTTTTGACCCTTTTCTATTGGAGCAAGATGGAGTGGTATCCTCCTGCATTGAAATGTCTGCTGTATTTTGATTTTGTTCCTATTTCACTTAGTCTTATGCTGATTTCAACAGCTCTCATGGCTCCAAGCTTTGCATTTAAGGTACAGAACTTCTCTCTTAATCTTACTATGGTCAATTCAGGACTAATTCTGGTGGTTCTAATGGCTATATTGATGGTGATATTCTATCTATTTTCCGATTTTGTTGAGGATTATAGAGTGACTCATTATGCTATTATAATTGGAAGCTTGCTTCTTATATTTGCATTGGCATACTTTGTGCTGGGATTCATTATTCCAAATATGGCTCCAGTATTTGCAAATCCTTCAACAGAGTTGACTTTAATGCCTATTGAGTCAATAGTTGTTATGGTTGTTCTTATAGCATTATTGCTTGGATTGGGGGCCTTATTTAGAAAGAGAACTAATAGATTAGAATGA
- a CDS encoding tetratricopeptide repeat protein, with translation MQFDELMEKGDQARKDRNYEEALDWYQKALKEDKRRSEAWNMKASTLGLLGRPDEAIEAFDKSLELDFNNEQTWFLKGMTLFAVDRFNEADSCFDKAVNSDPHNPVYWKYKGMVLSQLGHNHDALECLDNALELNPDDEAILVFRHTVVEAIEKEDN, from the coding sequence ATGCAATTTGATGAATTGATGGAAAAAGGAGATCAAGCTAGAAAGGATAGGAATTATGAAGAGGCTTTGGATTGGTATCAAAAAGCATTGAAAGAAGATAAAAGACGTAGCGAAGCTTGGAATATGAAAGCAAGTACATTAGGTCTCTTAGGTAGGCCTGATGAGGCTATCGAAGCTTTTGACAAATCCTTGGAGCTTGACTTTAATAACGAACAGACCTGGTTTTTAAAAGGAATGACCTTATTTGCTGTAGACAGGTTCAATGAGGCTGATTCCTGCTTTGATAAGGCTGTAAATTCAGACCCACACAATCCGGTTTATTGGAAGTATAAGGGAATGGTATTAAGCCAGTTAGGTCACAATCATGACGCCTTGGAATGTCTTGACAATGCATTGGAATTGAATCCTGATGATGAGGCTATTCTTGTATTCAGGCATACTGTTGTTGAAGCCATAGAAAAAGAAGATAATTAA
- a CDS encoding Ig-like domain-containing protein, with amino-acid sequence MKIRYKNLLKVFTIFLVLLISCGFASAVSDLDEGNSANIVDNGDLSLSDNMMSDSANNCKNLETIEESHTFSEKSTVKDVSYGLSTPIDGNTFEDIQIAIDDAQDGDTIQLNGTYLGNGSPIIFSKNLTIGGSGETILDANGLSGIINSSSEKIVLKDLTFVNGSGFTVDLRENNGDNLKYCSIINCSFEKCYGDKNSAVICLNGSGIILDCDFHYTNCTINIMGSEDVSILNSSFNYTGGYAIHSNSSTIVKACDFYFNSFFETYYENTNKVYNGNIVDLCKNSSISDCMFKGTYYETIIDSLVDSNTYQFSTLHVCDEVDVINCTFIRSITEFSGSAIYHFGNGSIINCTFINNSAGGSHGTPSYLYTQDGVVYIGSDDCLVLNCTFINCHSNTFGGALYINARNCYVINSTFIKNSAYEGGAIYLAQGDCYVINPVFSNNKANHSLYNDINDLNAVSYENDTSDDNQTEKIINPSIELDYLDDNLIIIFKDIEGKAISGESVSLIINNKTISVITDSNGEAKVPLNETSMVKAFYVDANGLNVSSSMMIKIVEKTNYIPIKRNSSFIDCKNMTTSAITNSKIRDGEYFVVSLKDANGKPLSNKPIQIGFNGKAYDRTTNENGSARLQINLAYVGTYTFAVCFLGDDYYNGSFVVAKIDVNAQKASLNAPSKTYKASTKTKALTATLKDAKGRLVSGKSISFTINGKSYVAKTNTNGVATVKVSLSKKGTYNFTAKLDNDKTFKTTASSGKLVIK; translated from the coding sequence ATGAAGATAAGATATAAAAATTTATTAAAAGTTTTTACTATTTTTCTTGTTTTACTCATCAGTTGCGGATTTGCCTCAGCAGTCAGTGATTTAGATGAAGGTAATTCTGCAAATATTGTTGATAATGGTGATTTATCATTATCTGACAATATGATGAGTGATTCTGCAAATAATTGTAAAAATTTGGAAACTATTGAGGAGTCTCATACATTTAGTGAGAAAAGCACTGTTAAAGACGTTTCATATGGACTTTCAACACCTATAGATGGAAATACTTTTGAGGATATCCAAATAGCCATTGATGATGCTCAAGATGGGGACACAATCCAACTAAACGGCACTTATCTTGGAAATGGAAGCCCAATAATTTTTTCAAAAAACTTAACTATTGGAGGTAGCGGCGAAACAATTTTGGATGCTAATGGATTATCTGGCATTATCAATTCGTCTTCTGAAAAAATTGTCTTGAAAGATTTAACATTTGTTAATGGGTCTGGATTCACAGTTGATTTGAGGGAGAATAATGGTGATAATTTAAAATATTGCTCAATAATTAATTGTTCCTTTGAAAAGTGTTATGGGGATAAAAATTCTGCCGTTATCTGTTTAAATGGATCTGGAATAATCTTAGATTGTGATTTTCACTATACTAATTGCACTATAAATATTATGGGTTCTGAGGATGTTTCCATTTTAAACTCTTCTTTTAATTATACTGGCGGATATGCTATCCATTCTAATTCAAGCACCATTGTTAAAGCATGTGATTTTTATTTCAATAGTTTCTTTGAAACATATTATGAGAATACTAATAAAGTGTACAATGGCAATATTGTTGACTTATGTAAGAATTCATCAATCAGTGATTGTATGTTCAAAGGCACATATTATGAAACAATTATTGATTCCCTAGTTGATTCCAATACTTATCAATTCAGCACACTCCATGTCTGTGATGAAGTTGATGTTATAAATTGTACTTTCATTAGATCTATAACAGAATTTTCTGGTTCTGCCATTTACCATTTTGGAAACGGATCTATAATCAATTGTACGTTCATTAACAATTCTGCTGGAGGAAGCCATGGAACTCCTTCTTACCTTTATACACAGGATGGCGTTGTATATATAGGTTCTGATGATTGTTTAGTTCTTAATTGTACTTTTATAAATTGTCATTCCAATACATTCGGAGGTGCTTTATATATTAATGCAAGAAATTGCTATGTTATAAATTCCACTTTCATTAAAAATAGTGCTTATGAAGGGGGTGCGATTTATCTTGCTCAAGGGGATTGTTATGTAATAAATCCTGTTTTTTCTAATAATAAGGCCAATCATTCACTTTATAATGATATTAACGATTTAAATGCTGTTTCATATGAAAATGACACCTCTGATGATAATCAGACTGAAAAGATTATTAACCCTTCAATTGAATTAGATTATTTGGATGATAATCTTATTATAATTTTCAAGGATATTGAAGGAAAAGCAATTTCTGGAGAGTCTGTTTCACTTATAATAAATAATAAGACTATTTCTGTGATAACTGATTCAAATGGAGAAGCTAAAGTTCCACTTAATGAGACTTCTATGGTTAAGGCATTCTATGTAGATGCCAATGGTTTGAATGTTAGCTCTTCCATGATGATTAAAATAGTCGAGAAAACTAATTATATTCCTATAAAAAGAAATTCAAGTTTTATTGATTGTAAGAATATGACTACCTCTGCAATAACTAACAGTAAAATTAGGGATGGGGAATATTTCGTTGTAAGCCTAAAGGATGCAAATGGAAAGCCATTATCAAATAAGCCAATCCAAATAGGATTCAATGGAAAAGCATATGACAGAACCACTAATGAAAACGGCTCTGCAAGACTTCAGATAAACCTTGCTTATGTTGGCACTTACACATTTGCAGTCTGTTTTTTAGGTGATGATTACTACAATGGATCATTTGTAGTGGCAAAAATTGATGTAAATGCACAAAAAGCCAGCTTAAATGCACCTTCCAAAACTTATAAGGCATCAACAAAGACAAAAGCATTAACAGCAACATTGAAAGATGCAAAAGGAAGATTGGTCAGCGGAAAGTCAATAAGCTTCACAATAAATGGAAAAAGCTATGTCGCAAAGACCAATACCAATGGAGTAGCCACAGTAAAGGTAAGTCTAAGCAAAAAAGGAACTTATAATTTCACTGCCAAGTTGGACAATGATAAAACATTCAAGACAACTGCATCAAGTGGAAAATTAGTAATAAAATAA
- a CDS encoding MotA/TolQ/ExbB proton channel family protein, translating to MTIPGGDFLTTGLNLISQSLLIPVVIILLVFVVVVVISLGGLIYEYTSRTKVSVDDVSNLILEISDSGSVDSMKSAIANSPIPKLQKDILLKIASTGNMSPNTREAFARKLIENEEGLTDKSLEITDIITRIGPTLGLMGTLIPLGTGLAALGSGDVNTLSESLIVAFDTTVVGIGSGALAYVISKLRNRWYEEYLSNLDVLSDAVLDFMAKH from the coding sequence ATGACAATTCCTGGTGGTGACTTCTTAACCACTGGACTTAATTTAATTTCACAAAGTCTTTTGATACCGGTAGTTATCATACTATTGGTTTTTGTTGTAGTTGTAGTGATTTCACTTGGAGGGCTTATCTATGAATACACTTCAAGGACAAAGGTATCTGTAGATGACGTGTCCAATCTGATTCTGGAGATTTCCGATTCAGGGTCTGTTGATTCCATGAAGTCTGCAATAGCAAACTCTCCGATTCCTAAGCTTCAAAAGGACATTCTGCTTAAGATAGCAAGCACAGGAAATATGAGCCCTAATACAAGAGAGGCATTTGCCCGTAAGCTCATCGAGAATGAAGAGGGGCTAACTGACAAGTCCCTTGAGATAACTGACATAATTACACGTATCGGCCCTACACTTGGTTTGATGGGTACTCTTATCCCATTAGGTACAGGTCTTGCAGCACTTGGCTCTGGAGACGTCAATACTTTGTCCGAGTCCTTGATTGTTGCATTTGATACAACTGTAGTGGGTATCGGTTCCGGTGCTTTGGCTTATGTTATTTCAAAGCTTAGAAATAGGTGGTATGAGGAATATCTATCTAATTTAGATGTTTTATCTGATGCTGTATTGGATTTTATGGCTAAACATTAG
- a CDS encoding DUF2149 domain-containing protein has protein sequence MVRKKARRRKRQEEDPMAGTTNLVDAMLVLALGFLIFAVIGWNLQSVIFSDMDPQERQATMESINQITNVTQGEQLNSTPDTSNQSGEGYVEQGKVYKDSKTGNLIMVET, from the coding sequence ATGGTTAGAAAGAAAGCAAGACGTCGAAAACGGCAAGAGGAAGATCCTATGGCTGGAACTACAAACCTTGTGGATGCAATGCTTGTTCTTGCATTGGGATTTCTCATCTTTGCAGTTATCGGCTGGAACTTACAAAGCGTTATATTCAGTGATATGGACCCTCAGGAGCGACAGGCCACTATGGAGTCAATTAATCAAATCACTAATGTAACTCAAGGAGAACAGTTAAACAGTACTCCAGACACATCAAACCAGTCTGGAGAAGGTTATGTAGAACAAGGTAAAGTTTATAAGGATTCGAAAACGGGTAATCTGATTATGGTTGAAACTTAA
- a CDS encoding potassium channel family protein, whose amino-acid sequence MNQKLSNYFNMGLSLYLLLDLILITFTLVFKIENNLYYIIIAIDTILCVILIYEFYNRFKTAENKIHFSIRNSTEILAGIPIDLIFLPFAPNLTVFLTIFNLLKFLKIIGLFLEFFETIDVFLKKTHLDEILGLAILVILVSTLGIYLFDPSINSIFDSLWFVLSTITTVGYGDVLPNSYIGKVIGILILIFGVLIFSAITGAMTSYFARKVFATKDFNITENDDNIRLLKEDLSFNKKNLNNANEKIDKINNDVEKLKRELNEMKEELRESRQLNKELKEEIVILNENLKNK is encoded by the coding sequence ATGAATCAAAAACTATCAAATTACTTCAATATGGGATTGTCACTATACCTATTGCTTGATTTAATCCTTATAACATTCACATTAGTTTTTAAGATAGAAAATAATTTATATTATATAATAATAGCCATAGACACCATATTATGTGTTATTTTAATATATGAGTTTTATAATAGATTCAAAACCGCTGAAAATAAGATTCACTTCAGCATCAGAAACTCTACAGAAATATTAGCTGGAATCCCTATTGACCTGATTTTCCTTCCATTTGCTCCTAATCTTACTGTTTTTTTAACCATTTTCAATCTTCTCAAGTTTCTAAAGATAATCGGACTCTTTTTGGAATTCTTTGAAACAATTGACGTATTCCTTAAAAAGACCCATCTTGATGAGATTTTAGGATTGGCCATTCTTGTAATCCTTGTATCAACCCTTGGAATATACCTCTTTGATCCAAGCATAAACAGCATATTCGACAGCCTATGGTTTGTCCTATCCACAATCACAACTGTAGGATATGGAGACGTGCTTCCAAATTCATATATTGGAAAAGTAATAGGGATTTTAATATTGATATTCGGAGTGCTAATCTTTTCAGCAATAACAGGAGCAATGACCTCCTACTTTGCAAGAAAGGTATTCGCCACAAAGGACTTTAACATTACAGAAAATGACGACAATATCCGGCTTCTAAAGGAAGACTTAAGCTTCAACAAGAAAAATCTAAACAATGCAAATGAAAAAATAGATAAAATCAATAATGATGTTGAAAAGCTTAAAAGAGAATTGAATGAAATGAAAGAGGAATTAAGAGAATCTAGACAATTAAATAAGGAACTTAAAGAAGAGATTGTTATTTTAAATGAGAATTTGAAAAATAAATGA
- a CDS encoding CDP-glycerol glycerophosphotransferase family protein, whose protein sequence is MFNLFRIFPLKKNRVSFITTKNASFESNLRYIADELKGRKTSDGKPYEFEFIPKDEFSLSNMKKLATSKYIFLTDNFFALAFMRFNKKTKLIQLWHGTGIFKKFGYDLLEDEQKKTMLKFSNKITNLMVSSHNVIDIYARNFAIDKSKVLPLGIPRNDYYSPEHLDEDYVRQLRGEFEQRYPNLRGKKIVLYAPTFREDPKYNAVFNYFDIEKFIDELGDDYILCIKLHPNYNKFADSANRIDLDELTDTYNIVNFTEYKDEQKLFLISNILITDYSSVMVEYTLLNRPIILFAYDLDNYLENERGFYFDYRKEVPGRIVKDTDELVRVIREKDFNLSNLKEFAEFQFDYFDAYSSKRILDYVLEE, encoded by the coding sequence ATATTTAATCTATTTAGGATTTTTCCACTAAAAAAGAATAGAGTCTCATTTATCACTACCAAAAACGCTTCTTTTGAGAGCAACTTGCGTTATATCGCAGATGAGCTTAAAGGTCGCAAGACTTCAGATGGAAAGCCCTATGAATTTGAATTCATTCCAAAGGATGAGTTTTCATTGTCTAATATGAAGAAATTAGCCACCTCCAAGTACATTTTTCTAACTGACAACTTCTTTGCACTTGCCTTCATGAGATTCAATAAGAAGACAAAGCTCATTCAGCTATGGCATGGAACTGGAATATTCAAGAAATTCGGCTATGACCTTCTTGAGGATGAACAGAAGAAGACCATGCTTAAGTTTTCAAACAAGATCACCAATCTTATGGTCAGCTCACACAATGTGATTGACATTTATGCCCGCAATTTTGCAATAGATAAGTCTAAGGTTCTTCCTTTAGGGATTCCTCGAAATGACTATTACTCTCCAGAGCATCTGGATGAGGACTATGTAAGACAATTGAGGGGCGAGTTTGAACAGAGGTATCCTAATCTTAGGGGTAAAAAGATAGTCCTATATGCTCCCACATTTAGGGAAGACCCTAAATACAATGCTGTGTTTAATTATTTTGACATTGAAAAGTTCATTGATGAGCTCGGGGATGATTATATATTATGCATCAAGCTTCATCCAAACTACAATAAGTTTGCAGATAGTGCTAATAGGATTGACCTTGATGAGCTCACTGACACTTATAACATAGTTAACTTTACAGAATATAAGGATGAGCAGAAGCTTTTCTTAATCTCTAACATTCTTATTACAGACTATTCCTCTGTTATGGTTGAGTATACTCTTCTTAATAGGCCAATCATTCTCTTTGCATATGACTTGGACAATTATCTTGAAAATGAGAGAGGATTCTATTTCGATTACAGAAAGGAAGTTCCGGGCAGAATTGTAAAGGATACAGATGAGTTGGTTAGGGTAATCAGAGAGAAGGATTTTAATCTATCTAACTTGAAGGAGTTTGCAGAGTTTCAGTTTGATTATTTTGATGCATATAGCAGCAAACGTATTTTGGATTATGTTTTGGAGGAATAA
- a CDS encoding CDP-glycerol glycerophosphotransferase family protein: MGFRFSVVMAAYNSGAYIQETLDSLINQSLDFKENIQVIIVNDASSDNTESVCQEYIKNYPNNIILINNRINCGPAHTRNVGLHYAEGEIINFLDSDDYISKKTFERVDSFFEDFVHVDMASIPIKFVGSKRGDHPLNYKYKGTGVINLLNNPDAIQLSSASAFFRSDILKASLFNHSRSRYDGSVSVVYNDNSPVSDSIPMIFNENLSVSEDALLINQMLLRNPLLGILSNCTYFYRKKATDNTSLISDSANHRSYFTSRVNNYMIRLINDSLDLYGKVPEFIQYVVMYDLQWIMEIRQVDHLLDLEDLTHLYDKLISILFYIGDKVIFNQRSIPSILKSHILLLKYFGWGYLDDKTFNFKQIDKKYYDEHGNLIPYIEKDQLSFIIQKLELNKIYLDIVDIKNIKSKINLNNNNNGTPDDDKKDDGKNSHDFYLSSQDDEDRQELYLSGMITSFFNSDFDIYAIVSEKDKSSSHILEKEIKVKKISYPQRDNLSLNFNYGYNQCFEVRIPLSEKTSRISFRMGFKSLNEVCNSLGIETLSEDSFDYINHHDLAFSGDLLIDYNHTSRLSQVSNYKISKDYLILDNGNHMIVRKRSLLTTIKYELVTFASILGEREEGWRTGILLRALYFILYPFYRNKRIWIFMDLPYTADDNGLQLFKSVRNMDKLKLEDYNKLLDLDESLLSRERHPYKYELFEGKDIGLVGLIKNVFSSIKNVFSRDSDDDENGKVKFIKGGSLGLDDKYDELEDNGDYSDYLNEHFGFADVNEDYLDNQDIQVEGSSFEDDIEHSSKFRRNVYGKAGFVKSFDAKVDAKYNDSLNSLENRFDKRVSNIKTRTRNADVREKVGLSRDRDDNFSKGFSPIDFIYGFDLSKFLSENSFVYLVNYILYRISKLLLRPRKIKRIDNRKIKKYFTLEQSTSHFNNVRHMENQYIASSNRDKLRKLLAREKQSNEYNALKKIGPVLAYKSLKHRIYALYAEVIVSSHPDNNLIYPFYGNFPHVAGLVKAKTVFLQHGVTKDDVSFWLNRFDKNLDMIVTVSDLERDSFFPRFDGDGEYISSYYGYDKETVQVLGFPRFDYLESLEDKKEIVIMPTWRRQLHNLKKEEFVNTNFFRTFNALINDKVLLDYLDSHGYKLVFKPHPNLNKYIGLFDKDSRVEFDLNDLNFAENSKDGTAKYGSRRYADIFNHSSLIVTDFSSVSFDFAYLKKPIIYYHYDNDYHFDSENGYFNYESMGFGPVIKSHKELVMSIIGSIESGCTMDELYKGRVDKFFKYHDRDNSRRVYKAILEMDKYY, encoded by the coding sequence TTGGGCTTTAGATTTTCAGTTGTAATGGCAGCTTACAATAGCGGAGCATATATCCAAGAGACTCTAGACTCACTAATCAATCAAAGCCTTGACTTTAAGGAAAACATCCAAGTTATTATCGTAAATGATGCAAGCAGTGACAATACAGAGTCTGTATGCCAAGAGTACATCAAAAACTATCCTAATAACATCATACTAATCAACAACAGAATCAACTGCGGCCCTGCCCATACAAGAAATGTGGGCCTCCATTATGCAGAAGGGGAGATAATCAACTTTTTAGACAGTGATGACTACATATCAAAGAAGACCTTTGAACGTGTAGATTCCTTCTTTGAAGACTTTGTTCATGTGGACATGGCATCAATCCCAATCAAGTTTGTAGGGTCCAAGCGTGGAGACCATCCATTAAACTATAAATATAAGGGCACAGGGGTCATAAATCTCCTAAATAATCCTGATGCCATACAGCTATCCTCTGCATCAGCATTCTTCAGAAGCGACATTCTTAAAGCTAGCCTTTTCAATCATTCCAGGTCTCGCTACGATGGATCTGTCTCTGTTGTTTACAATGACAACAGTCCTGTTTCAGATTCAATTCCTATGATATTCAATGAAAACCTATCAGTCTCTGAAGATGCTCTTCTAATCAATCAGATGCTCCTTAGAAACCCTCTTCTTGGAATACTCTCAAACTGCACTTATTTTTATAGGAAGAAAGCAACTGATAACACTTCCCTAATCTCTGATTCCGCCAATCACAGGTCTTACTTTACATCCAGAGTAAATAACTATATGATAAGGCTTATTAACGATTCCCTTGACCTTTATGGAAAGGTTCCAGAATTCATTCAATATGTGGTAATGTATGACCTTCAATGGATCATGGAGATAAGGCAGGTGGATCACCTATTGGACCTAGAAGACCTTACTCACCTTTATGACAAGCTAATCTCCATTCTATTCTATATTGGAGACAAGGTGATATTCAATCAAAGGTCCATCCCATCTATCCTAAAGTCACATATCCTTCTTCTCAAGTATTTCGGATGGGGATATCTTGATGATAAGACATTTAATTTTAAACAGATTGATAAAAAGTATTATGATGAGCATGGTAACCTCATACCATATATTGAAAAAGACCAACTATCTTTCATTATTCAAAAGTTGGAGTTAAATAAAATATATCTTGACATAGTTGATATTAAAAATATTAAGTCTAAAATTAATTTAAATAATAACAATAATGGCACTCCAGATGATGATAAAAAGGATGATGGAAAGAATAGTCATGATTTCTATCTTTCTTCTCAAGATGATGAAGACAGACAGGAGCTATATCTCTCTGGAATGATTACAAGCTTTTTCAACAGCGACTTCGACATCTATGCTATCGTAAGCGAAAAGGACAAGAGCAGCTCCCATATTCTTGAAAAGGAAATCAAGGTCAAAAAGATAAGCTATCCTCAGCGGGACAACCTTTCCCTTAACTTCAACTATGGATATAACCAATGCTTTGAGGTTAGGATACCCTTGAGCGAAAAGACAAGTAGAATTTCCTTCCGCATGGGCTTTAAGAGCCTGAATGAGGTCTGCAATTCCCTAGGCATTGAGACTCTCAGCGAGGATTCATTTGACTATATAAATCATCATGACCTTGCATTTTCCGGAGACCTTCTTATAGACTATAATCACACTTCACGCCTATCTCAGGTGTCCAACTATAAGATATCCAAGGATTATCTTATCCTGGACAACGGAAATCATATGATAGTTAGAAAAAGAAGCCTCCTAACTACTATAAAGTATGAATTGGTCACCTTTGCCTCTATCCTTGGTGAACGAGAGGAGGGCTGGAGAACCGGAATCCTTCTTAGGGCTCTTTACTTTATTCTTTATCCTTTCTATCGCAATAAGCGCATCTGGATATTTATGGATCTTCCATATACTGCCGATGACAACGGTCTTCAATTGTTCAAGTCTGTTCGGAATATGGACAAGCTTAAGTTGGAGGACTATAATAAGCTTTTGGACTTGGATGAAAGCCTTCTTTCACGTGAGAGGCATCCATACAAATACGAATTGTTTGAAGGCAAGGACATAGGTTTGGTAGGGCTTATAAAAAACGTATTTAGTTCTATAAAGAATGTATTCTCTAGGGATTCTGATGATGATGAAAATGGAAAGGTCAAGTTCATCAAGGGGGGCTCTTTAGGTTTGGATGATAAGTATGATGAGCTTGAGGATAATGGAGATTATTCAGATTACTTGAATGAGCACTTTGGATTTGCCGATGTGAATGAGGACTATTTGGACAACCAGGACATTCAAGTGGAAGGCTCTAGCTTTGAGGATGACATTGAGCATAGCTCCAAGTTCAGAAGGAATGTCTATGGAAAGGCCGGATTTGTTAAGTCATTCGATGCCAAAGTGGATGCAAAGTATAATGATTCTCTGAATAGCCTTGAGAATAGGTTTGATAAGAGAGTCAGCAATATAAAGACAAGAACAAGAAATGCAGATGTCAGGGAGAAAGTTGGCTTGTCTAGAGATAGGGATGACAATTTCTCCAAGGGATTTAGCCCGATTGACTTTATTTATGGCTTTGACTTGTCTAAGTTCCTAAGCGAAAACAGCTTTGTATATCTTGTGAATTATATATTGTATCGCATCTCTAAGCTGCTTTTAAGACCTAGAAAGATCAAGAGGATTGACAATAGAAAAATCAAGAAGTACTTTACTTTGGAGCAGTCTACAAGCCATTTTAATAATGTTCGCCATATGGAAAACCAGTATATTGCAAGTTCCAATAGGGATAAGCTTCGTAAATTGCTTGCCCGTGAAAAGCAGAGCAATGAGTATAATGCTCTTAAAAAGATAGGTCCTGTACTTGCCTATAAGTCATTGAAGCATAGGATCTATGCATTATATGCTGAGGTGATTGTCTCATCTCATCCTGATAACAATCTTATCTATCCATTCTATGGTAATTTCCCGCATGTGGCGGGCCTTGTTAAGGCTAAGACTGTGTTCCTTCAGCATGGAGTTACAAAGGATGATGTTTCATTCTGGCTGAATCGCTTTGACAAGAACCTTGACATGATCGTTACTGTATCTGATTTGGAAAGGGATTCATTCTTCCCACGTTTTGATGGTGATGGTGAGTATATTAGTTCTTATTATGGCTATGATAAAGAGACTGTCCAAGTACTTGGATTTCCTAGATTCGACTATCTTGAGAGTTTAGAGGATAAAAAAGAGATAGTGATCATGCCAACTTGGAGAAGGCAGTTGCATAACCTTAAAAAGGAAGAGTTTGTAAACACCAATTTCTTTAGGACATTCAATGCCCTTATAAATGATAAGGTATTGTTGGATTATTTGGATTCTCATGGATATAAGCTTGTATTTAAGCCACATCCTAACTTAAATAAGTATATTGGTCTTTTTGATAAGGATTCAAGGGTCGAATTTGACTTGAATGACTTGAATTTTGCTGAAAACAGTAAGGATGGGACTGCCAAATATGGATCTCGAAGATATGCAGATATATTCAATCATTCCTCTTTGATTGTTACAGACTTTTCTTCCGTTTCCTTTGACTTCGCCTATCTTAAGAAGCCTATCATTTATTATCATTATGATAATGACTATCACTTTGACAGCGAGAATGGCTACTTTAATTATGAGTCTATGGGCTTTGGTCCAGTCATAAAAAGTCATAAGGAGTTGGTTATGAGCATTATTGGCTCTATTGAGTCTGGATGCACAATGGATGAGCTTTATAAGGGTCGTGTTGATAAGTTCTTTAAGTATCATGATAGGGACAATTCAAGACGTGTTTATAAGGCCATATTGGAGATGGATAAGTATTATTAG